The following are encoded together in the Cloacibacillus sp. genome:
- a CDS encoding DUF1622 domain-containing protein — MLHDFAAVSRTIIEFISILIIMCGVAVAIFRGCQLFFTSRSGHSLPRDAWIQLRLSFEDTLMLGLQFLMAADIIGTISDPDLQGVIVLSVIVLLRVILSFTLSREVAEMDRQKRENAAARHDG; from the coding sequence ATGCTTCACGATTTTGCCGCCGTATCGAGGACCATCATCGAATTTATCAGCATACTCATCATCATGTGCGGCGTGGCGGTCGCCATCTTCCGCGGATGCCAGCTCTTCTTCACCTCCCGCTCCGGCCACAGTCTGCCGCGCGACGCCTGGATCCAACTGCGGCTCTCCTTTGAAGATACGCTGATGCTCGGCCTTCAATTCCTGATGGCGGCGGATATCATCGGCACGATCAGCGACCCTGATCTGCAGGGTGTGATCGTACTCTCGGTCATCGTCCTGCTGAGAGTGATCCTGAGCTTCACGCTCAGCCGCGAAGTGGCGGAGATGGACCGGCAGAAACGCGAGAACGCCGCCGCGCGGCATGACGGTTAA